The Bradysia coprophila strain Holo2 unplaced genomic scaffold, BU_Bcop_v1 contig_415, whole genome shotgun sequence genomic sequence TATTGAAACTGAAACATTTGATGAAACTTAGTAAAATGACACTTAATTTTTGAGGAATTACATACGTACATACAAGAGGGATTGAATGTTTCGTTACCTCCGCAACCCGAGGGAATTTTTTGTCAGATCTCttgattttataaattatagaataagaaacaaaatttcaacaacaagAATTCGTACTTGATAAGTTTCACTTTTTAAACGAGGTAAGCTAGGGTGAGTTAGGAAAATAAAGTAAAGGCTAgttttacaattaaaataaaactcaTTGCATAATTACCCTGTAACGGTCGGCTAGCTTACATAATGTTATTGATAAAAGACAACGTCTGACTAATATGATTTTATAAATAGCAAAACTCATGGGAGGCTTGCAcgacgagccgaaggcgagtttCGCACTCCCACGAGTCAGAACAGACATCTGGAAGCCATAGACCGTGTTAGGTGctcgaaaattataaatttttatgtttataatCATTAAAGAATATCAttctttgattaaaaaatgcaggtaattataattaatttttaattcattaatttcaataattcgCAGTCGTCCGTAACAGCTAGACTACAAGGCTGACAGCCGCCTAAATCAAATAACTGAAATGGCcgatgacttttttttattcttttatgTCTTAATATAATTGTTATCACTCGAGCTTCTTGATAGCATCaattaaatacattttgtcaTTACAACCACTTGTCCGACGTACCCCGCGCCATAGTTTGTCTATTTTCCGGCTGTCAAATAAAATACATTGCTTCTGAAAAAACGTGTGGAGTAGCTAATTATGCGTTAAATAACTCCTGTAATCgaatataaaaaatagtaaaatcgCACACGGTCTATTACGAAGTTATTTTATATGTCTCTGTGTGGTAAGACTAACATTGTGCATCAGCTCGGAGATGGAGTTTGagtttatctttgcatcgacactTAAAAAATGATGTGTACCTgtttccaaatgtttattgtgACTTGTTGGATTATAATCCGCGCCGCGCCTCTggcttaggatcacaatcaccaactcgtcaaaataaacatttggacacaggtgcatataattttgacaattgtcCTTTCTATAGAAAATGTATGTTGGATGAGTCAACAACTCTCAAGTCAACTAGTTTCgttgaatgaaaatcaaattaattcctAAATCTCTATCGATTCTctgaattttggaaaaataaataaataaatgatgaCTATAcataaacgagccgtcagaacagtcggagcgtttgctgcgactgagccccgtacgaacccgtacatctattgcgcacgtgaccctagtgcgtctgtcaccctagttgaagtcaaattattatgaaatgtgtacatcttacaaattgcgcatagcgcaattacgaagccccgtacgacgttcctttcaaatgtaacacaaatttcaagttgacctaaaatttttttttttcaacatcattatattcggccttcgattaccttccaaatgaaacaaaaattaggaaaatcggacgaaatttactcgagatatatgcaaaatacacttagggccgagtagcgggcttagtccaaggacccaaatttttttttccaacaacattctatttggtgttcgattacctttcaaatgaaacaaaatttaggaaaatcggatcaaatttactcgagttatatgcaaaacacacttagggccgtggagaggccttagtccaaggacccaaattaaaaaaaaattttcaacaactttctattcgatgttttaccttttaaatgaaacaaaaattaggaaaaacggatgaaatttactcgagttatatgcaaaatacacttagggccgagtagcggccttagtccaaggacccaaatttaattttttttcaacaacattctattcctcgttcgattacttttcaaatgaaacaaaaattaggaaaatcggatcaaatttactcgagttatatgcaaaatacacttagggccgaggagcggcctcagtccaaggacccaaatttaaaacgttcttcgccacattatattcgggcttcgattacctttcaaatgaaacaaaaatcacgaaaaaaggatgaaatttactcgagttatatgcaaaatacacttagggccgagtagcctttcacttatagggccctaactcacgggccattcacccgattttaataaactcctggatcggtatcgacattacctatcttttgccgtttcatttacatttccaacgttttttttgccgtaaatatccccaaaagaccttaaagcacttaggcggccctaactcacgaagggccgacccaaatatgcccatcttcgaacttagcctcactattttgactatctttcaggaaaaaaaaaatttgaaatcggatttgatttactcaagatatcgacgtgacggacagacggacatacggacagacggacagacggacagacggacagacggacagacaaaatttttattgcgtattcgtcatctatgaacataggcaaacactttgcccttaccgtctgcttcgaattccatcaattacacacggcatcgtaatcctataagcccctttgtacttcgtacggggctaaaaactcacttcagTAGGAAACGACCGAGGGTTGCTCACTTTGATtacgcaaaatttaaaacagcGATTAACCGTGATTACTTGGGATAAAAGACTGTAAAAGTCACTCTACTCGCAAATCTGGCGTcctcgaaaacgaaattattaaattaaggtaatattacaattgaatgttttttgCTCAATTATATGTATGGTACCGACTCAGAAAGTCATTAAAGTTtattacttttcaaaaaaatcttgaaatttaataatttcgttttcgagggctccagatttgcgagtagagtgacttcgattgaaaactgaatcatcaacAGTACTTGTTGCTCACTTTGATtacgcaaaatttaaaacagcGATTAACCGTGATTACTTGGGATAAAAGACTGTAAAAGTCACTCTACTCGCAAATCTGGCGTcctcgaaaacgaaattattaaatttcaaggtaatattacaattgaatgttttttgCTCAATTATATGTATGGTACCGACTCAGAAAGTCATTAAAGTTtattacttttcaaaaaaatcttgaaatttaataatttcgttttcgagggctccagatttgcgagtagagtgacttcgattgaaaactgaatcatcaacagtacttgttgtggatcaagtatggcatgtttggtatcgttgaaaagcttattCCTCAGGCTATAATCTTAAATTAGTTAAAATAAAGCTGCCAGAAAGGTACAGAATTGTCCaaatttcaccgagggtagcggaaaaagtaacttctctgaaaatgtaacttaaaagaacattttcaatttttttttgtcgccaTTCGAAAGACCTTAGTAACCGCGTCTAGAATCAATCTGGACTGGCTGATTCGGTCACTTTGTCAAGGATATTtcactcttcgaaaatggtgaaatttgattttcaacagttattgctccgagagcaaatgaccgaaagcaatattttttacacagtatatcttagaatttttccctctaccgatccccattaaaatttgtgcTCAGGCTGTGCCTGGCTGCTTGTAATcgcatccactggttctcagaaacggctcaggggttcgggctaattttttcctgtgtgatgttcttgtccatcactcattataaatatgaaaaaaaaattgttgtcggcggtccctatttaatctagtttcaaaccaaccgtggCTATATttacaaatcgaaacaaataacaaaaaaaaattgttaggaACTGTCCCAAACTTTCTATTAAGTTGGCTCACCTAATTCCACAACcaatattatacaaaatttaaGGTATTCCAAATTCTTCAAACTATCAATACTACATAGTACATACCAAGGTTACCAAATAATTCATGCAAAAGCGACgaataattatcaaatatttctgaaaaattgattggtgaaattattttattccgataatttaacattttacaaatttgcgaTAAATAGATGACTATCGGTTACTGAATGGTTTCTATACCATGTATCCGTTAAAACATCCTGTGCTTTATCATTTAATTAGTTTACAAGGTATAGTAAAACCTTTCAAACATTATCGAGTTTTcgacaaaaattcaaatgctAGGATCCTTACATTTTAACGACGTGTATTCTTTTTGATAAGATTAACGGTCTGTAGGTCTTTTAATATACTTTCACattattccatttttgaattaaaaaatcaacatttcgaGATTACAATTAGAAATAGAGACTGGAAAAGCAATAAATGCAGTTAGTAGTGACTAGTGACACATTtcaaagaattaaaatttagcttcttttttcgtcttttttactgttttttcCCTCTAGAAAAAATCTCATGCCATGAGACTCACAGATTACCATCAATAATATTTACAAGTATTTAAAAACTAATCTTTAGAAAGGTTATGCATTTGTTTGCATTCGCCTGTTGATTGCAGTTGAGAAGAGTCCTTGGCGGTTGCGGAGAGAACCGTTTTACGTTCTATAATGAAGTCAGTCCATTCcacttaaattttaaaaatgagataattattatttcactTAAATCACATGAGTTTTTCATGTCTTGAAACTTACATTGCACGCAGCGTTGCATAGacgttttccaaaatttcatcttTATACTTCCACAGCCTAGTGTCTTTCACCGGATTCTGCAGTGATGCCAGACATTCTTCACCATCACAATCCGTACGATAATGCGATACCTGTCCAACACTGGTTTCCACTTCAATTCCATGACAATATTCAGGATCAATGCAGGTCACAGGAAAATGATTGTGAAGGACCAGGACTCGTTCCATTCTCATAAATGTTTTTGCGCCACCACCAAAAGCCGTAAAATTTTCTGCACGGTAAATGTTTGAAAGGAACCTAAACTTCTTGGGAACGTCCTCAACGGGTTCATGTACACTTTTTAAAAGAAAGTATCTATTCATCACGGGATACGAGTCGATTATCTGTTTGTTGTTCGTTGAAAGTAGATTTGTGCGTCTAATCAAATCATGCCATGATCGGTCCTCATCGAGAAGTGGCATTATAAATTCATCAATGTCCATAGGAATCATAAATTCGTATTGGTAAAGGTACTCATAGAATGCGTCGTGATACGAAATTAAGTCACTTTGAAGCCACTGGAGAAAATTCTGTTCCCTTCGGTTGGGAAATTCGTGtggaaatttgatgaatttgatgaTGAAGAAACCCTGGCAACGATAATGATGTAGAACtttcatcacattttcgtGCAGATTTTCCACATAGACAATTACTGTATcaacttcaaaaatttttaaaatttctgccCACTCAACTACCTGCATAGAAATATCATCACCAAAATTTGCTCCGCGccaacaaactaaaaatgtttttctccGTCCACTCGGTCTTTTGTTGCTTACTGGAAACATATTGTTTGCAGGAGCACACTTGTCTTCAACCAGCGAGACATATTCTGGCACCAGACCCTGACTCGCCAATGGATTTTTGCAAGTAATTAGATAAGGCGACGCACCATCTGTGTTGTCACCCCAAAACTCCGGCCACAAAACCCGATATTCATGCACTTCAACCGGAATGGGTTGTATTATTCCAACGAACCACATTTGGCAATAGGTTTTCACAGTCGGACGTATCTTATTTATCAGACCGAGTAGGCGTACCACTGATCCATTCACTGCGGCACGATCATCTAGATAAGCGTTGAAGAGATAAAACGTTCCGTTTGTTGTGTTCGTCACTTGCCACATGATGTCACTAATATTCAAATCTTTTTGCACATCAGGAAAACGACCGCAGGACGGAAATAATGTTACTGTTACATTGTCCCTTGCCAAGGTTTCAACGTATTTTTTACCAATTTCTAGTAAATCTTGTGTGCGCTGGTTATTAGCATCGGCAACTTTTGCGCGCTTAGAAATTTGCGACGGAGCACAGAAAAAGTAGCAAATAAATCCAGCGCAAGTAGCAacaaccaaaaatgtttttaatgtcTTTACCTTTGCTACCATTTCACTAAGATGATAAGCTCTGGTAAACTACGTTCGactaaataattattttacaagacTTGCTTCTGCAACCatatatcgataatcgataagaATTAGAAATAGAGTTCATTTATACAGGTAAAACAGAGTGCATTATTTGTTAAAGCGTTCAATCGTTATAAAGGATGAAAATGAacgcgttttttaaatactgaattttagtttactcacggcagagtaaagttaaggtttattttactctgccgtggtttaCTTTACTTACGGCTAACaccaaatctaatttttatttatcgtacatttttgaaaacggattctgatgaaaagatatcattaaaaatgaaatacgagacacgcaaatgtagaacacaattttagctaagcatcgaCGCCCTTATAATTTTCCCACTTTCTTACTTAATTAGGGAACAGCACTTTTTGAACTATTTTATGTCCCACAATATGCCCTTAGCGCTGCTTCACCTCAAAATAGTTAGAAAGAAATTCGTGTATTTGgtcatttttctgaaattctaACTAAATTTCCGTTCCAAAACGCAAATACTTCCTTTTCTGATTGACTCACACTCTCTCCTGTAAGGCAAATGGCGGAGAGTCGTATGATTGTCGCTAAGTATTTTTAGGTGAGTGTATTAAAAGATTAATTAGTTTACATGAACATTTCTATGcaacaaatcaattttgctCCATTTTTCGTGAAGAAAGTTATTGTCGCTATAAAACTTGAGTTCCACTTACAAGAAAAccattccgttttgcctccgtttagctaaacAACGCGtcttttctattgttaaaagagtaacactgagaaaacggagtgcttttttcgtaagtggaaatcaaggcTAAACAACTGTCTGTAtgattaaatctgctacttttaTTGTTTAGATTGTGTTATGGACATAAGAACATAGAGCCttgtgagggattcttctgaaaaacagaagaccgaaatcggacgtattttctattagaattttttttaagtgccCAGTAAGGTgttcgaccccagaagccaaaaccacttttaaaaaaattctttgaagcttgtgtggctagtgtgaggtgatcaaaaaccaaaaaattgcacttttcttacaaaaatttctccagttacacgagccgtacagggtcgtgtggctggggtgtcattagaaaggtaattgcatgtacttccagGGCAAATAAAagttgggtttaaaattcatccatgCATCCAGCTATGTacacagttgaagttttcaaccgaaaatagactgaaaacttacacttttcttacagaaatttgtcgaggtacacgaaacgtacatggtcgagTGAGGTGTCACTAGAAAgataattgcatgtacttttagGGAAGGTAGGacttacggaagtttggtagcatctacgattcaatataagcacttaaacatttcaacttctcataattcgtcgtagatgcttccaaaccccaataagaccctactcgatcatgtacgtttcgtgtacctccagaaatttctgtaagaattAGTTTTTGATCACttcacactagccacacaagtttcgaagaatttttttaaaagtgatTTTGGCTTCTAGAGTCGAATGCCTTTCTGGgcacatatgaaaaattcCACAAGAAAATgcgcccgatttcggtcttctgtttttcagaagagtCCCTCTGTTGTtacattgaacaaaaaaatgttttactttgtAAGTTCTAGAATGCATTTTGTTATAAACAGAACACTAGCCAGCATGCATCGCTTATTTTGAACGTCAGTCATCGTAACAGCCGTCTGTAAAACGAACGATGCATGGCTCAGTACATTTGGTGGCAGCAATTCTCAAAatagaagaagaataaaaagATATTTTGATTGCGAgtgtttttctgaaaattaatttaaacagatGCAAATCGATTGGCAATGATTTTACCTATTTTCgtataaaatttggaaaatgtcTTGTGAAATTAAGTCTCTAGCCAAGCTCAGTGACCTAACGTATGTGCAAAAACTTCTTGGATTTTCTCAAGGTAACAATTTAACTAACAGAAATGTCATCGTTGGTTCTTTGTTATTGTCTTGTGTACACCTAGTAACTCGTAAATATCCCGAATGTTTTTTCCATAGATGAAAATTGGCTGAACTCAGTGTTCTATTCGTTATCACCTACGGGTGAATTATTAGTCATCGCTCACGGTTCAAAATTTGTGCTGTTAACTTCTCGATGGAGCAACGAACAGACGACATACACTTACACGCTGAAATGTGAACTAGAAAATCCGAATGACATTATCACGTCGTTGATATGTCTGCCTATAGTCGGAACCACAAATGTTCAAGTGAGTGTTCGGAAGCGGTTCCAAATCGAATTGTTGTCTGATTGAATGTGAAATTGTACAGAATTCAGCCGAATGGACATGCATTGCCATTGGTCTGTCCTCTGGTGAGGCGAAATTTTACTCGGATTCGGGCATCGAACTATTTTCGCAACAATGGCACAACGAGGCAATTCATGCAATCAAAGCACAAAGTGGAAAGAAAATCAACGAGGAGGTTCATGTATTCTATTTGAGCTGTGTGTGTATCATCCAAGGAAGTCACCTGTTCACCTTGCTgcgaaatatgaaaaattttctgcaaaaatGTTCGTTAATCTGACGAACAGCGGACATTGCTCATTCTAATCAACTGTTCCAATTTCCAGCTAAGGCTAATGCGGACCTATCGCCCGGTCAAGAAACATTGCCATGCCGAAAATGGGGATATGGCGGCAAAAATGTGATTATCAATGATGCTGTGGTTGTTGGTGCTCAAAAGACTTGTACGTTCGATCATTTACTTACGGCAAGGTAACAATTTCAAATGGCACAATTTGGTGAGATGGatttttgaacgaaatttgTTCACGTTTTCAGTTTGGAGGGTGGATTCTATGCCAAATATAAAAGTGCGGCACCGCAAAGTTCACTTGTGATTGGTGTTGGTACAAAACCATTTGCTGGCTTCCACTGGGCAAAAGAGGGATTCGTTCAGCCAGTTTTAGCCGATGTGGCGAGAGGTAAAGTAAAAGTTATTCTGTGTGGGTGACTGGAAAGTGGCACTGTAATCTAGGGTAGCTTTTTGTGGGAGCTGTTGACTGAATGAACTTAAATCAGTTGTGGAGCTTGGGTCGtgcattcatttcaatattttctccTTTCAGCTGTCGCAAGTAAAATCAAATCCGCATTGCCGTAAGTTGACCGCTAAGCGTTCGCCCGAATAATGATTTCCTTTATTCAAAACTT encodes the following:
- the LOC119082377 gene encoding uncharacterized protein LOC119082377, which encodes MVAKVKTLKTFLVVATCAGFICYFFCAPSQISKRAKVADANNQRTQDLLEIGKKYVETLARDNVTVTLFPSCGRFPDVQKDLNISDIMWQVTNTTNGTFYLFNAYLDDRAAVNGSVVRLLGLINKIRPTVKTYCQMWFVGIIQPIPVEVHEYRVLWPEFWGDNTDGASPYLITCKNPLASQGLVPEYVSLVEDKCAPANNMFPVSNKRPSGRRKTFLVCWRGANFGDDISMQVVEWAEILKIFEVDTVIVYVENLHENVMKVLHHYRCQGFFIIKFIKFPHEFPNRREQNFLQWLQSDLISYHDAFYEYLYQYEFMIPMDIDEFIMPLLDEDRSWHDLIRRTNLLSTNNKQIIDSYPVMNRYFLLKSVHEPVEDVPKKFRFLSNIYRAENFTAFGGGAKTFMRMERVLVLHNHFPVTCIDPEYCHGIEVETSVGQVSHYRTDCDGEECLASLQNPVKDTRLWKYKDEILENVYATLRAIGMD